The following proteins come from a genomic window of Nicotiana tomentosiformis chromosome 12, ASM39032v3, whole genome shotgun sequence:
- the LOC104105329 gene encoding uncharacterized protein — translation MAKDQTAFFSFRSCCCILVFLCAFSPIPLLYWSYFFGYGYSYIQMTVNNENKPINLLKFSKAWNHLVFSSKPPQKLLKIALFVKKWPDEHHAGGLERHALTLHLALAKRGHELHIFTASTSNSSFPLYRMSNLHFHISRPTAAGYLDQAVIWKQFQVENATERPFDVIHTESVGLRHTRSNNLNNLAVSWHGIAYETIHSDIIQELVRNTKDPQSNALTERVKKVIEEVKFFQSYAHHVATSDHSADVLKRIYMIPEERVHVILNGVNEEIFKPDISKGNDFRLNLGIPRSKSLILGLAGRLVKDKGHPLMFEALQQIFKENSTFRDNVIVLVAGNGPWGARYKDLGLNNVMVLGPLEQAQLARFYNAIDVFINPTLRAQGLDHTLLEAILTGKPLIATKLASITGSIIVSKEMGYTYAPTVGELKNVLYEVWEDGRVILKQKGRFARERGLKLFTATKMAAAYERLFLCISGDVKQAKKHDNYCIYQPQFN, via the coding sequence ATGGCAAAAGATCAAACTGCCTTTTTCAGTTTTCGATCTTGTTGCTGTATTCTTGTTTTTCTCTGTGCTTTCTCACCTATTCCTCTTCTTTACTGGTCTTATTTCTTTGGCTATGGCTATTCCTACATCCAAATGACAGTGAACAATGAAAACAAACCAATTAATCTCCTTAAATTCTCAAAAGCTTGGAACCATCTTGTCTTTTCATCAAAACCACCTCAAAAACTCCTTAAAATTGCTCTGTTTGTCAAGAAATGGCCTGATGAACATCACGCAGGAGGACTTGAACGACACGCCTTAACACTCCATCTAGCCTTAGCCAAACGTGGCCATGAGCTTCATATCTTCACAGCTTCAACCTCCAACTCATCCTTTCCTTTATACCGAATGAGCAATCTCCATTTTCATATCTCGAGGCCTACTGCTGCGGGATATCTTGACCAAGCTGTTATTTGGAAGCAATTTCAAGTAGAAAACGCGACAGAAAGACCCTTTGATGTGATTCATACAGAGAGTGTAGGCCTCAGGCATACTAGATCAAATAACCTGAATAATCTTGCAGTTAGCTGGCATGGAATAGCTTATGAAACTATACATTCTGATATCATACAAGAACTTGTACGAAATACTAAAGATCCACAATCAAATGCTTTGACTGAAAGAGTGAAGAAGGTTATCGAAGAGGTAAAGTTTTTCCAAAGTTATGCTCATCACGTTGCCACGAGCGATCACTCAGCAGATGTACTTAAAAGGATCTATATGATCCCAGAAGAACGCGTTCATGTCATTCTAAATGGTGTCAATGAGGAGATATTCAAGCCTGATATTTCGAAGGGCAATGATTTTAGGTTAAACCTAGGAATCCCAAGATCAAAGTCCCTAATCTTGGGGTTAGCCGGGAGGTTGGTTAAAGATAAAGGACATCCTTTAATGTTCGAAGCCTTACAacaaattttcaaagaaaactcAACATTCAGGGACAATGTCATTGTACTAGTTGCTGGAAATGGTCCGTGGGGTGCTCGATACAAAGACCTCGGATTAAATAATGTGATGGTTTTGGGACCATTGGAACAGGCTCAACTAGCAAGATTCTACAATGCAATAGATGTATTCATAAACCCAACATTAAGAGCTCAAGGTTTGGATCATACTTTGTTGGAAGCAATCCTAACTGGTAAGCCTTTGATAGCGACGAAACTTGCAAGTATTACGGGGTCTATTATTGTTAGCAAAGAGATGGGGTATACATATGCACCTACAGTAGGGGAATTGAAGAACGTCTTGTATGAGGTTTGGGAGGATGGAAGGGTAATTCTGAAGCAGAAAGGGAGATTTGCTAGGGAGAGAGGTTTGAAGTTGTTTACTGCTACCAAAATGGCTGCAGCGTATGAAAGGCTTTTTCTTTGTATCTCAGGTGATGTAAAGCAAGCAAAaaagcatgataactattgtatTTACCAACCTCAGTTTAATTGA